In one window of Ruminococcus hominis DNA:
- the yajC gene encoding preprotein translocase subunit YajC — protein sequence MQGIGIILIYVVILGAMWFLLMRPQKKEQKRIQAMLSTMEVGDTVLTTSGFYGVIIDISEEDVIVEFGNNKNCRIPMQKAAIAQLEKPGTSTEA from the coding sequence ATGCAAGGAATTGGAATTATTTTAATTTATGTTGTAATTCTTGGTGCAATGTGGTTCTTACTTATGAGACCTCAGAAAAAAGAACAGAAGAGAATTCAGGCAATGCTTTCAACAATGGAAGTCGGAGATACAGTTTTAACAACAAGTGGTTTTTATGGTGTTATTATTGATATCTCAGAAGAGGATGTGATTGTAGAATTCGGTAACAATAAAAACTGCCGTATTCCAATGCAGAAAGCTGCAATTGCACAGCTTGAGAAGCCAGGAACATCTACAGAAGCATAA